One window of Gilliamella sp. B3022 genomic DNA carries:
- a CDS encoding T6SS phospholipase effector Tle1-like catalytic domain-containing protein — protein sequence MDNNQPGPFTTARTKKIGPNGEVAVHQLIIKRPVEVILTIGIFFDGTANNSFNISMREEYQQALARGETPEIAFPVFSTSYTNDHSNVYKLYQMYDTDEDKDFSLLSKDKNGTVHYQLKIYIEGVGSQTGKSDSNIGFGTGLGSTGIKGKINRAITEIEKQLEIFFDKVQKIRIQQIRYDVFGFSRGAATARYFTNFVADTLNDGNKQGHNNPLTQMLNQALNGKKSNHWQGTANGRVHFLGIFDTVAGIARPENLFDAGDANTFDIDIHIHPDSTDAGLHIQAAHEYRHNFSMNDVPDDFKKISMPGAHSDIGGGYPNNDIEENLYITDVYQHTDLHLGQPTHIQQKLQKSLVKIQQHPDLHYLFYGLNEENFYQWTTAVKYDNSNYTNAYGAIRVKRQIKFGLDRIALKVMYNEAVKQNCKFMPFSDDYAIPNELQSVATKIINAADRYQTYPLTDAEKHLVLNHYTHCSAEYERFFYSKPAEKELIEKNTGQIVKISWPAKSEKEFVKTRLLQVHQPHLNQQGDWQRLIHPEH from the coding sequence ATGGACAATAACCAACCAGGCCCATTTACCACCGCCAGGACAAAAAAAATTGGTCCTAATGGGGAAGTTGCTGTACATCAACTAATCATTAAACGACCAGTTGAAGTCATATTGACCATTGGAATATTTTTTGACGGTACCGCCAATAACTCATTTAACATTAGCATGCGTGAAGAATATCAACAGGCGCTTGCCCGAGGCGAAACACCTGAAATCGCTTTTCCTGTATTCAGCACCAGTTACACCAATGACCATTCGAATGTCTACAAATTATATCAAATGTATGATACTGATGAGGATAAGGATTTTTCATTATTATCAAAAGATAAAAATGGTACGGTACATTATCAACTAAAAATCTATATTGAAGGTGTCGGTAGCCAAACCGGTAAAAGTGATAGCAATATTGGTTTTGGTACGGGATTAGGCTCGACTGGGATCAAGGGCAAAATTAATCGGGCAATCACCGAAATTGAAAAACAATTAGAGATTTTTTTTGATAAAGTCCAGAAAATACGGATTCAGCAAATTCGCTACGACGTATTTGGTTTTAGCCGGGGGGCAGCCACCGCCCGTTATTTTACTAACTTTGTTGCCGATACACTCAACGATGGCAATAAACAAGGTCACAATAACCCGTTAACCCAAATGTTAAATCAAGCCTTAAACGGAAAAAAAAGCAACCATTGGCAAGGGACAGCGAATGGTCGAGTCCATTTTTTAGGGATTTTTGATACCGTAGCGGGGATTGCCCGTCCTGAAAATTTATTTGATGCGGGTGATGCCAACACTTTTGATATTGATATCCATATTCACCCCGATTCGACCGATGCCGGTTTACACATTCAAGCGGCACACGAATATCGGCATAATTTCTCGATGAACGATGTGCCTGATGATTTTAAAAAAATCAGCATGCCCGGTGCCCATTCGGATATTGGTGGTGGTTACCCCAATAACGATATTGAAGAAAACCTTTATATTACCGATGTGTATCAACATACTGACCTTCATTTAGGGCAACCAACTCATATTCAGCAAAAACTGCAAAAATCCTTGGTGAAAATTCAGCAACATCCTGATTTACACTATCTATTTTATGGCTTGAACGAAGAAAACTTTTACCAATGGACCACCGCCGTGAAATACGATAACAGTAACTATACCAATGCTTATGGGGCGATTCGTGTCAAACGGCAAATTAAATTTGGTCTTGATCGCATCGCTTTAAAGGTAATGTATAACGAAGCGGTCAAACAAAATTGTAAATTTATGCCCTTTTCAGATGATTATGCTATACCAAACGAACTGCAAAGTGTGGCAACGAAAATTATTAACGCCGCCGACCGTTATCAAACTTACCCATTAACCGATGCTGAAAAGCATTTAGTGTTAAATCACTATACCCACTGCTCGGCCGAATACGAACGCTTTTTTTACAGTAAACCGGCCGAAAAAGAACTGATTGAAAAAAATACTGGTCAAATAGTGAAAATTAGCTGGCCGGCAAAAAGTGAAAAAGAGTTCGTCAAAACACGTTTACTGCAAGTGCACCAACCGCACCTTAACCAACAGGGTGATTGGCAACGGCTCATTCACCCCGAACATTAA